The Candidatus Margulisiibacteriota bacterium genome contains a region encoding:
- the cas7b gene encoding type I-B CRISPR-associated protein Cas7/Csh2, which produces MTELKNRSELLFLYDIKDCNPNGDPMDENKPRIDEETRINIVTDVRLKRTIRDYMFNYKGYNGNNGKDIFCRQTESKKEKGGLNDGKSRAGDFGKDKVEKDKRILTECIDVRLFGGVIPLDKDSITYTGPVQFKMGRSLHQVDLVHIKGTGAFASQEGKHQQAFREEYVLPYSLIAFYGVINENAAKHTGLSEEDTEELLEAMWKGTKNLLSRSKMGHSPRLLVRVVYKKDNFFIGELDKLIRLDAQLSDEKLRDISEVKIDLQNFSDKVVKNKDKIEKVIVIKDDRCVLSNIDTIKSLIEYKNF; this is translated from the coding sequence ATGACAGAATTAAAGAATAGATCAGAGTTATTGTTTTTATATGATATTAAAGATTGTAATCCAAATGGTGACCCGATGGATGAAAATAAGCCCAGAATTGATGAGGAGACTAGGATTAATATTGTTACTGATGTTAGATTAAAAAGAACTATTAGGGATTATATGTTCAATTATAAAGGATACAATGGGAATAACGGAAAAGATATTTTTTGTCGACAGACAGAATCAAAAAAAGAAAAAGGCGGACTAAATGATGGCAAAAGTCGTGCTGGAGATTTTGGCAAAGATAAAGTAGAAAAAGACAAGCGTATATTAACAGAATGTATTGATGTAAGACTTTTTGGTGGAGTTATCCCTTTAGATAAAGATTCAATAACATATACTGGTCCTGTACAATTTAAGATGGGACGGTCTTTGCATCAAGTTGACTTAGTTCATATAAAGGGAACAGGAGCTTTTGCTTCTCAAGAAGGAAAACATCAACAGGCATTTAGAGAGGAATATGTTTTGCCTTATTCTTTAATTGCTTTTTATGGTGTTATTAACGAAAATGCAGCAAAACATACGGGGCTTAGCGAAGAGGACACAGAAGAGTTATTGGAAGCCATGTGGAAAGGAACCAAGAATTTGCTTTCTCGTTCTAAAATGGGTCATAGTCCTAGACTGTTAGTAAGAGTTGTTTATAAAAAAGATAATTTTTTTATTGGGGAGTTAGATAAGTTGATTCGTTTAGATGCTCAATTATCTGATGAAAAATTACGAGATATTTCAGAAGTCAAAATTGATTTGCAAAATTTTTCTGATAAAGTCGTAAAAAATAAAGACAAAATCGAGAAAGTTATTGTTATAAAGGATGATAGATGCGTATTAAGTAACATTGATACTATAAAATCCTTAATAGAATACAAGAATTTTTAA
- the cas5b gene encoding type I-B CRISPR-associated protein Cas5b: MNNILIFDIWADYAHIKKIFTTMSPLSFPFPGRTAIQGIIGAIIGVDKSLNPEKFIDEDVLIGLSLLSSIKKVVIPHNNLKVTSKIHFSHYEDHKPQNVEFIKDPKYRIYFACKDKNVYEELKVKLESHTSVYTISLGISQTLANYEYIGEYGCLQKTSTNEFCLINSVCDKSSVLDIEFGELKIFTVILPNRMKNDREVIEYKEFIYESDGNPIKIKTNKYYEVSNGENIIFL; the protein is encoded by the coding sequence GTGAATAATATTTTAATTTTTGATATTTGGGCTGATTATGCTCATATTAAAAAGATATTTACAACAATGTCACCTTTATCTTTTCCTTTTCCAGGTAGGACAGCGATTCAAGGTATTATTGGTGCAATTATTGGGGTGGATAAGAGTTTGAATCCAGAAAAGTTTATTGATGAGGATGTTTTGATTGGGTTAAGTTTATTATCTTCGATAAAAAAGGTTGTTATTCCTCATAATAATCTTAAGGTAACGTCCAAAATACATTTTAGTCACTATGAAGATCATAAACCTCAAAATGTAGAGTTTATTAAAGATCCTAAGTATAGAATCTATTTTGCTTGTAAGGATAAAAACGTGTATGAGGAGTTAAAAGTAAAACTAGAGAGTCATACATCAGTTTATACAATATCGCTTGGAATATCACAGACATTAGCTAATTATGAATATATTGGGGAGTATGGTTGTTTACAAAAAACATCGACAAACGAATTTTGTTTAATTAATAGTGTTTGTGATAAATCATCTGTTTTAGACATTGAATTTGGTGAATTAAAGATATTTACAGTGATTTTGCCAAATAGGATGAAGAATGATCGCGAAGTTATTGAGTATAAGGAGTTTATTTATGAATCAGACGGAAATCCTATAAAGATAAAAACAAATAAATATTATGAAGTAAGTAATGGTGAAAATATTATATTCTTATAA
- the cas3 gene encoding CRISPR-associated helicase Cas3', protein MVKILYSYKLRSHPDKLLKDHLVNVHDIGLKKYKQSSLNIISEDVLKAILLFHDFGKSTIYFQDKIQGKSIHNEVLMRHSEVSALFCLYYLLQNGADEHDALLAYLAIKKHHGSFENLTEMLSVSEDIDDRLERIVSNINYDEIKEIYNPYFNNSIIDKKLFVEWNQEFRLSKLRRNLEKKLIGYNLVFYNKLNLYFSLLVYADKQDCIFNRELLGDNETYLNYLCVDEFKKRVFKDSSDIDKIRDDAYKEVENNLDVTTRIMSINLPTGIGKTLTAFNAALKLLKMDCSLKKIIYCLPFTSVIDQNSSVFEKVLQTDDPSIITTQHHLTEINTKKYEKSNSYEVTDNQAEFLIETWHSNIIITTFYQLLHTMLSGLNRQLKKYNNLANSIIILDEVQSIPRKYWDLVRRVFTETADLLNMKIILVTATMPLIFSEDNKEIKELAISKHRFFKSLNRIVLDVSSITEKIKIEDFCKEIISEIEHSDKSYLFILNTVNSSLVVYNFLKDFDLNPLYLSSNVIPDERLNRINQIRHNTKRQIVVSTQVVEAGVDIDFDVVYRDIAPLDSIFQACGRCNRNGKLEKGYVRIVELVSDTGNSYAKYVYDLVSLNKTKDILVNKKQIEEKDFFELSHEYYKEMKSIAETSTSLEIYNSMSLLKYTDAFCGKDGFELIKQEYKTVPVFIQVNSVSQELLTEYYLLLKCLSANNNSFENKVKIKNHFIKMQKYMLSIPLRYLPDYKDENFIIINSSQIPNQYNLETGFVRSPRMEDYFI, encoded by the coding sequence ATGGTGAAAATATTATATTCTTATAAGCTTAGATCTCATCCAGATAAATTATTAAAAGACCATTTGGTGAATGTTCATGATATTGGGCTTAAAAAATATAAGCAATCTAGTTTAAATATTATTTCTGAAGATGTATTAAAAGCTATTTTATTGTTTCATGACTTTGGGAAATCTACTATTTATTTTCAAGATAAGATACAGGGGAAATCGATCCATAATGAAGTTCTGATGAGGCACAGTGAGGTGTCTGCATTGTTTTGCTTATATTATTTGTTGCAGAATGGTGCTGATGAACATGACGCTCTTTTAGCGTATTTAGCAATAAAAAAACATCACGGTAGTTTTGAGAATTTAACTGAGATGCTTAGTGTTTCTGAAGACATAGACGATCGTTTAGAAAGAATTGTTAGTAATATTAATTATGATGAAATTAAGGAAATTTATAATCCATATTTTAATAATTCAATTATTGATAAAAAATTATTTGTTGAATGGAATCAGGAATTTAGGTTAAGTAAGTTAAGAAGAAATCTTGAGAAGAAATTAATTGGATATAATCTAGTGTTTTATAATAAATTAAACCTGTATTTTTCTTTACTGGTATATGCAGATAAACAAGATTGTATTTTTAATAGAGAATTGTTAGGAGACAACGAAACTTACCTAAATTATCTTTGTGTCGATGAATTCAAAAAGAGAGTTTTTAAAGATTCATCAGATATAGACAAGATAAGGGATGATGCTTATAAAGAGGTTGAAAATAATTTAGATGTTACCACTAGAATTATGTCGATTAATCTTCCTACAGGGATTGGCAAAACGCTTACGGCATTTAATGCTGCGTTGAAATTGCTAAAAATGGATTGTAGTTTAAAGAAAATTATTTATTGTTTGCCTTTTACCTCTGTAATAGATCAAAATTCCAGTGTTTTTGAAAAAGTATTACAAACAGACGATCCAAGCATTATTACAACTCAACATCATTTGACAGAAATTAATACAAAAAAATATGAAAAAAGTAATAGTTACGAGGTAACAGATAATCAAGCAGAGTTTTTGATAGAAACATGGCATAGCAACATTATAATAACAACTTTTTACCAATTACTTCATACAATGCTTTCAGGTCTTAACCGGCAACTTAAAAAGTACAATAATCTTGCAAATTCCATTATTATTTTGGATGAAGTTCAATCAATTCCAAGAAAGTATTGGGATTTAGTAAGGCGGGTATTTACAGAGACAGCGGATCTATTAAACATGAAGATTATTCTCGTGACCGCAACAATGCCTTTAATTTTTTCTGAAGATAATAAAGAAATAAAAGAATTAGCCATATCAAAACATAGATTTTTTAAGTCATTGAACCGTATAGTCCTTGATGTTTCGAGCATAACAGAAAAAATTAAAATAGAAGATTTTTGTAAAGAAATTATTTCTGAAATTGAGCACTCAGACAAGAGTTACCTGTTTATTTTAAATACAGTGAATAGTTCTTTGGTTGTGTATAATTTTTTGAAGGATTTTGATTTAAATCCTTTGTACTTATCGTCAAACGTTATCCCAGATGAGAGGCTAAATAGAATAAATCAAATAAGGCATAATACTAAAAGGCAAATTGTTGTATCAACACAAGTTGTAGAGGCTGGTGTAGATATTGATTTTGATGTTGTTTATCGAGATATTGCTCCTCTTGATTCTATTTTTCAGGCATGCGGAAGATGTAATAGAAATGGTAAGTTAGAAAAGGGTTATGTGCGTATTGTTGAATTAGTATCCGATACTGGAAATAGTTATGCAAAATATGTTTATGATTTAGTTTCATTAAATAAAACAAAAGATATTTTAGTAAACAAAAAGCAGATAGAAGAGAAAGATTTTTTTGAGCTTTCACATGAGTATTATAAAGAGATGAAAAGCATAGCAGAGACCTCAACAAGCTTAGAAATATATAATAGTATGTCTCTATTAAAGTATACAGATGCTTTTTGTGGTAAGGATGGATTTGAGTTAATAAAGCAAGAATATAAGACGGTACCTGTATTTATTCAGGTTAATTCTGTGTCACAGGAGTTATTAACTGAATATTATTTATTGTTAAAATGCTTGTCAGCTAATAACAATAGCTTTGAGAACAAGGTGAAAATTAAAAATCATTTTATCAAAATGCAGAAGTATATGCTAAGCATACCTCTTAGGTATTTGCCTGACTATAAAGATGAAAATTTTATCATTATTAATTCAAGTCAAATCCCTAATCAGTACAACTTGGAAACTGGTTTTGTTCGTTCACCAAGGATGGAAGATTATTTTATTTAA
- a CDS encoding plasmid pRiA4b ORF-3 family protein produces MNKGKIYIFKISLKNSDPLIWRRVKVPSYFTLGDFHEVIQIVMPWADCHMHVFKVKGKTYTNLEYESMENDLDEDLFELVDILKEGDTFDYIYDFGDGWRHNVKVEELVSPEKKEIYPICVEGEFAAPQENSGGLHSYYEKLEILKNKNHPEYEEISSWCEAGLDPEFFDLQDANDVLDSYK; encoded by the coding sequence ATGAATAAAGGTAAAATTTATATTTTTAAGATTTCTTTAAAAAACAGTGACCCGTTAATTTGGAGGCGAGTGAAAGTGCCCAGTTATTTTACGTTAGGTGATTTTCATGAGGTTATTCAAATTGTAATGCCTTGGGCTGATTGTCATATGCATGTCTTTAAGGTTAAAGGAAAAACATATACTAATTTAGAATATGAGTCAATGGAGAATGATCTTGATGAGGATTTATTTGAGCTGGTTGATATCTTGAAAGAAGGTGATACCTTTGACTATATTTATGATTTTGGCGATGGATGGAGACACAATGTTAAGGTTGAAGAATTAGTATCCCCAGAGAAGAAGGAAATTTACCCAATATGTGTAGAAGGAGAATTTGCAGCACCACAGGAAAACAGTGGAGGACTACATAGCTATTACGAAAAACTTGAGATTTTAAAAAACAAAAATCATCCTGAATATGAAGAAATTTCAAGTTGGTGTGAAGCAGGACTTGATCCTGAATTTTTTGACTTGCAAGACGCTAATGACGTCTTAGATAGTTACAAATAA
- the cas1 gene encoding CRISPR-associated endonuclease Cas1, which produces MELTITTYGSYLHVKDGCFEVKVDETKAQFSVKKISSIHIATKASLSTDAIKLALDNNIDIVFLDDYKGAYARVWFPKIGSTVKIRRRQLEISDKKEGFDLSKEWMLIKIDNQVSFLRELGYKRPAKELYFKDSIAYILELRKSIDLLIFDENIIPSIMGYEGNISKKYFEVLSMIMPKGFEFNGRSRQPALDKFNCMLNYSYSVIYSMVEKACIIAGLDPYIGFVHADNYNKKSLVFDIIELFRVYADIPVTHLCTCKRMNVDCFEQLDGGGVILNKQGKKELLVQFYNHLDEKIRHRNRQVSRKTAIQLECHHVAQTILNG; this is translated from the coding sequence ATGGAGCTTACAATTACTACATATGGTTCATATTTACATGTGAAAGATGGTTGTTTTGAAGTCAAAGTAGATGAGACAAAAGCTCAATTTTCAGTAAAAAAAATATCTTCTATTCACATAGCTACAAAAGCTTCTTTGTCTACAGACGCGATAAAACTTGCGTTAGACAATAATATAGATATTGTTTTTCTTGATGACTATAAAGGAGCATATGCTAGAGTTTGGTTTCCGAAAATAGGCTCAACAGTCAAAATCAGAAGAAGACAATTGGAAATAAGTGATAAGAAAGAAGGTTTCGATTTATCAAAAGAGTGGATGTTAATAAAAATTGATAATCAAGTGTCTTTTTTGAGGGAACTAGGTTATAAGAGACCTGCAAAGGAGTTATATTTCAAAGACAGTATTGCGTATATTTTGGAGTTACGTAAAAGCATAGATTTGTTGATTTTTGATGAGAACATTATACCTTCAATAATGGGATATGAGGGAAACATCAGTAAGAAGTATTTTGAGGTTCTAAGTATGATTATGCCTAAAGGATTCGAGTTCAATGGTAGAAGCAGACAGCCTGCATTGGATAAATTTAATTGTATGCTTAATTATAGTTATAGTGTTATTTATTCTATGGTGGAGAAAGCATGTATCATTGCTGGACTTGATCCTTATATAGGATTTGTTCATGCAGATAATTATAACAAAAAGTCATTAGTATTTGATATTATTGAGTTGTTTAGGGTATATGCAGACATTCCTGTGACTCATTTATGTACTTGCAAAAGAATGAATGTGGATTGTTTTGAGCAATTAGATGGAGGAGGCGTGATTTTAAATAAGCAAGGGAAAAAAGAATTGCTGGTGCAGTTTTATAATCATCTTGATGAAAAAATTAGACATCGGAATAGACAGGTCTCTAGGAAAACAGCTATTCAGCTGGAATGTCACCATGTCGCTCAGACAATATTAAATGGATGA
- the cas2 gene encoding CRISPR-associated endonuclease Cas2 — MLTWFIYDVTSNKVRNKIIKDAKGYGFYRVQKSVFLGEADKSDVDALKEYCSEIIDHSTDSVYVFPVCEECFSKARFVGQAFNKELVCDELKSFII, encoded by the coding sequence ATGTTGACTTGGTTTATTTATGATGTTACCTCGAATAAAGTTAGAAATAAGATAATTAAGGATGCCAAGGGTTACGGTTTTTATCGAGTGCAGAAATCTGTTTTTTTAGGCGAAGCAGACAAATCAGACGTTGACGCCTTAAAAGAGTATTGTTCGGAAATAATTGATCATTCAACTGACTCTGTTTATGTTTTTCCAGTTTGTGAAGAGTGTTTTTCAAAAGCAAGATTTGTAGGTCAGGCTTTTAATAAAGAATTAGTTTGTGATGAATTAAAAAGTTTTATCATATGA
- the cas4 gene encoding CRISPR-associated protein Cas4, with the protein MNSVTITPSDVLEYNFCPRFIYYMYCLGISQHEGERYKVVKGREVHDYKSTVNKGYLRKKLEVIDKKINVYIKSEKLRLRGEVDEILFLKDETAVILDYKYAEYKEKLFTTYKTQIVQYALLVQEKYDVFVNKGYICFTRSDNYLHEVDILLQDKQKALDVIDEIFDIIVNETYPKATTSKAKCLDCCYRNICVK; encoded by the coding sequence ATGAATTCAGTTACCATAACACCCTCAGATGTTTTAGAATATAATTTTTGTCCAAGGTTTATATATTATATGTATTGTCTAGGTATTTCTCAACACGAAGGCGAAAGGTATAAGGTTGTCAAAGGAAGAGAAGTCCATGATTACAAAAGCACAGTTAATAAAGGATATTTACGGAAAAAGTTAGAGGTAATAGATAAAAAGATAAATGTATACATTAAATCTGAAAAACTAAGGCTAAGAGGTGAGGTGGATGAGATTTTATTTTTAAAAGATGAAACAGCTGTGATTCTTGACTATAAGTATGCAGAGTACAAAGAAAAACTTTTTACTACTTATAAAACACAAATTGTTCAATATGCTTTACTTGTTCAGGAAAAATATGATGTATTTGTTAATAAAGGTTATATATGTTTTACAAGAAGCGATAATTATTTGCATGAGGTTGACATTTTGCTTCAAGATAAACAAAAAGCGCTGGATGTAATTGATGAGATATTTGATATAATAGTAAATGAAACGTATCCAAAAGCTACGACTAGTAAAGCGAAGTGTCTGGATTGCTGTTATAGAAATATTTGTGTAAAATAA
- a CDS encoding homoserine O-acetyltransferase: protein MSFSEELNIKQGVFTFAGDSKLPLQSGREFGPICVAYETYGVLSKDKCNAILLLHALSGDAHVAGKHNKEDKKTGWWDVMVGPGKPFDTNKYFVICSNVLGGCSGTTGPSSLDPLTKKPYAMTFPVITIEDMVNVQHALVKSLGIDCLYSISGGSMGGMQALKWVQMYPEMIKSVVAIATTTKLSPQAIAFNEVGRQAIISDPAWNKGDYYGKKELPRKGLSIARMLGHITYLSEEGMTRKFGRQLSSSQQFQYEFLTEFQVESYLHYQGQRFTERFDANSYIYLTKAIDYFDLSSGYNSLEEALAMVKSKFLVLSYSSDWLFPTYQSEELVKALRKNNIDVSFCEINADYGHDSFLLQNDLHEKLIHGFLENVK from the coding sequence ATGTCATTTTCAGAAGAACTAAACATTAAACAAGGAGTTTTTACTTTCGCTGGTGATAGTAAACTGCCTCTGCAAAGTGGTAGAGAGTTTGGTCCTATTTGTGTGGCTTATGAAACTTATGGTGTTTTAAGTAAAGACAAATGTAATGCGATTTTGTTATTACATGCTCTTTCTGGTGATGCTCATGTTGCAGGAAAACATAATAAAGAGGACAAGAAAACTGGTTGGTGGGACGTTATGGTTGGACCAGGTAAGCCCTTTGATACCAATAAGTATTTTGTTATTTGTTCCAATGTTTTGGGTGGGTGTTCTGGAACAACAGGTCCTAGCTCGCTAGACCCGCTTACCAAAAAACCATATGCGATGACTTTTCCTGTAATAACTATAGAAGATATGGTAAATGTTCAGCATGCTTTAGTTAAGTCGCTTGGAATTGATTGTTTATACTCAATTTCTGGTGGCTCTATGGGCGGAATGCAGGCGCTAAAATGGGTTCAAATGTATCCAGAAATGATAAAGTCTGTGGTTGCGATAGCCACTACAACAAAACTTTCACCACAAGCCATAGCTTTTAATGAAGTTGGCAGACAGGCCATAATTTCTGATCCAGCCTGGAACAAAGGTGATTATTATGGAAAAAAAGAATTACCACGTAAAGGACTCAGTATAGCCAGAATGTTAGGACATATTACTTATCTTTCTGAAGAAGGCATGACTAGGAAATTCGGCAGACAGTTGAGCAGTTCACAGCAATTTCAATACGAGTTTTTAACAGAATTTCAGGTAGAAAGTTATTTGCATTATCAAGGACAACGTTTCACGGAAAGATTTGATGCTAACTCGTATATTTATTTAACTAAGGCAATTGATTATTTTGACTTATCTTCAGGTTATAATTCGTTGGAAGAAGCGCTGGCAATGGTAAAAAGTAAATTTCTTGTTTTGTCGTATTCCTCAGATTGGCTTTTCCCCACATATCAGTCTGAAGAATTAGTTAAAGCTTTAAGGAAAAACAATATTGATGTGTCATTTTGCGAAATAAATGCTGACTATGGCCATGATTCTTTTTTGTTGCAGAACGATTTACATGAGAAATTAATTCATGGCTTTTTGGAGAATGTAAAATGA
- the metW gene encoding methionine biosynthesis protein MetW: MKRVLKMLEKRKDLEAILNYIEEGSRVLDIGCGDGSLLYTLKKIKKIQAFGLEIDEEKIAECVSKGLSVIQYDLNKGLPDYQDKAFDFVILSQTLQQVARPDQAIKEVVRVGKKAIVSVPNFGFWKCRFDLFFKGKTPVTKALPHMWYNTPNLRVLTIKDFNDFCQEIGVRIIKTIPLLSSEGDSEKIISLFSNLRADYCVFMLETK, from the coding sequence ATGAAAAGAGTATTGAAAATGTTAGAAAAAAGAAAAGACTTAGAGGCGATACTTAATTATATTGAGGAAGGCTCGAGAGTTTTAGACATTGGTTGTGGTGATGGGAGTTTGCTATATACGCTTAAGAAGATCAAGAAAATACAAGCCTTTGGTTTAGAAATTGACGAAGAAAAAATTGCAGAATGCGTTAGCAAAGGCCTTAGCGTTATTCAATACGATTTAAATAAGGGGCTGCCTGATTATCAGGATAAAGCTTTTGATTTCGTTATTCTTTCCCAAACTTTACAACAAGTTGCTAGACCCGATCAGGCGATTAAAGAGGTCGTTAGAGTAGGGAAGAAAGCAATTGTCAGTGTTCCTAATTTTGGTTTTTGGAAATGTAGGTTTGACCTTTTCTTCAAAGGCAAAACGCCTGTTACCAAAGCTTTGCCACACATGTGGTATAACACTCCCAACCTTAGAGTTTTAACCATTAAGGACTTTAACGATTTCTGTCAGGAGATAGGTGTTAGGATAATAAAGACGATACCTCTTTTGTCTTCAGAAGGAGATAGCGAAAAGATCATTAGTTTGTTCTCTAATCTTAGGGCAGATTATTGTGTTTTTATGCTAGAAACAAAGTAG
- the rplU gene encoding 50S ribosomal protein L21 yields MYAIVEVSGKQYKVEKGMKLYVDRLGEKDKAKLVLDKVLFVNDGKVISVGTPYVEGYVVKAEVIDPEFKDKKVIVFKYKNKTGYHKKQGHRQQYTILNIKDIAKADSKPVKEKVEVVAADVAPVVKKPAVKKTVKASAPVEKKPVKKTTAKKAE; encoded by the coding sequence ATGTACGCAATAGTTGAAGTTTCTGGTAAACAATACAAAGTAGAAAAAGGCATGAAATTATATGTCGATAGATTAGGTGAAAAAGATAAAGCCAAACTGGTTTTAGATAAAGTTCTTTTTGTTAACGATGGAAAGGTTATCAGTGTTGGTACACCTTATGTTGAAGGTTACGTTGTTAAAGCAGAAGTAATTGATCCTGAGTTTAAAGATAAAAAAGTAATTGTTTTTAAATACAAAAACAAAACTGGTTATCATAAGAAACAAGGCCACAGACAACAATATACAATACTTAATATTAAAGATATCGCTAAAGCAGACAGCAAGCCTGTTAAAGAAAAAGTAGAAGTGGTTGCTGCTGATGTAGCTCCAGTAGTTAAGAAGCCAGCAGTGAAAAAAACAGTGAAAGCTTCTGCTCCTGTAGAAAAGAAACCAGTTAAAAAGACAACTGCAAAAAAAGCAGAGTAA
- the rpmA gene encoding 50S ribosomal protein L27 → MAHKKGKGSSSNGRDSNPKYLGVKKFGGEQVVAGNIILRQRGTKFKPGKNVGLGRDYTIFSLIAGTVKFETGKGNIKKVSVEAVA, encoded by the coding sequence ATGGCTCATAAAAAAGGTAAGGGAAGTTCAAGTAACGGAAGAGACAGCAATCCTAAATACTTAGGTGTTAAAAAATTTGGCGGAGAACAAGTAGTTGCAGGTAATATCATACTAAGGCAGAGAGGCACCAAGTTCAAACCAGGGAAGAATGTAGGGCTAGGTAGAGACTACACTATATTCTCGTTAATAGCAGGAACAGTCAAATTCGAAACAGGAAAAGGTAATATCAAGAAAGTCAGCGTAGAAGCAGTAGCCTAA